The Chrysemys picta bellii isolate R12L10 chromosome 12, ASM1138683v2, whole genome shotgun sequence genome has a segment encoding these proteins:
- the LOC101953218 gene encoding olfactory receptor 6F1-like — MSDVEGENQTTITEFILLGFGDLHELKIPIFVVFLAVYIVTLTGNILIIVTVSYNHNLHNPMYFFLGNLSVLEVCYTTSIAPKMLKTLLVVQEEVSFSACLLQFYIFGSLAVAECFLLAAMSYDRYLAICKPLHYASTMSFQLCFQLAAGSWVIGFLSLVVTMPMVSRLPFCASKEIDHFFCDLTPIIKLSCGDTYMVRIPAFIIASLVSFSPFLLTLLSYYKIISTILKIPSSTGKQKAFSTCSSHLIVVSVFYGTLMVVYAAPVANQWPNLNKVFSMLYTVVTPLINPIVYSLRNTEVKETLRKLFSKNSF; from the coding sequence ATGTCTGACGTAGAGGGGGAAAACCAAACGACCATCACAgagttcatcctcctgggatttggTGACCTTCATGAGCTGAAGATCCCTATATTCGTGGTGTTCCTGGCTGTCTACATAGTAACACTCACAGGGAATATCCTGATCATTGTGACGGTATCATATAACCACAACCTGCACaaccccatgtactttttcctgggCAACCTGTCTGTCCTGGAAGTCTGCTACACTACCAGCATTGCCCCCAAGATGCTGAAAACTCTTCTGGTTGTACAAGAAGAGGTTTCCTTCTCTGCTTGCCTCCTGCAGTTCTACATCTTTGGCTCTCTGGCGGTTGCGGAGTGCTTCCTGCTTGCTGCCATGTCCTACGACCGCTACTTGGCCATATGCAAACCACTGCATTACGCCTCCACCATGAGCTTCCAGCTTTGCTTTCAGTTGGCAGCGGGGTCATGGGTTATCGGGTTCCTCTCACTGGTGGTCACCATGCCCATGGTTTCTAGGTTACCTTTCTGTGCTTCCAAGGAGAttgaccatttcttctgtgacctGACACCTATCATTAAACTTTCCTGTGGGGATACCTACATGGTCAGGATACCGGCTTTCATCATAGCCTCCCTTGTGTCCTTCTCGCCCTTCCTTCTAACCCTACTGTCCTACTACAaaatcatctccaccatcctaaAGATCCCTTCTTCCACAGGGAAGCagaaagccttctccacctgctcgtCCCACCTCATTGTGGTGTCTGTGTTCTATGGCACGCTTATGGTGGTCTACGCGGCTCCCGTAGCCAACCAGTGGCCAAACTTAAACAAGGTCTTCTCCATGCTGTACACAGTGGTGACCCCACTGATCAACCCCATCGtatacagcctgaggaacacagAGGTTAAAGAGACATTGAGAAAGCTTTTCAGTAAAAATTCATTCTAA